The Paracoccus sediminicola genome includes the window CACGACAACACCTATAGGTGTTGTGGATAACTTTCACACTACATTTAGATTCTTCTTGCCGGACTCACTGGATCGTGGCATTCCCATTCTGACGGCAAAACGCGTCAGACACGCTGTACACCGTCAGAATGACTAAGAGCCTCAACAGAGGCCGAGAGTGGGCGGCAGGACATGGATGATCGTAACATTGGATACACGCAAGGCATAGGCTCTTCCGATATCGGAGCATTTGCCGACAATCTGGCTGAGTCTTTGGATCGCCAGATGAAGATCGCTTTCGAACCCGAAGAACGAAAGTCCCTACGTCGCTTCAGTTCCACCGAAGTCGCCGGCCTCCTGCGCGTAAGCACATCTAACCTGCGCAACCGGCACAAGGACGGCAGCTTCCCGGAAGTGCATACAGACAACCGCGGACACCGGTTCTACACAGCCCAAGAGATTGATGAGTTGCGCGATGTTCTTGGACGCACTGGGAAGAACGCAGAAAGCTACCGCCCAGGTCGACGTGATGGCGATCGTCTCCAGGTGATATCCGTCGTCAACTTCAAAGGCGGCTCATCAAAGACTACTGCAACGATTCATCTTGCGCAAAGGTATGCCTTGCGCGGTTACCGCGTGCTGGTCCTAGACCTCGATCCGCAAGCAAGTTTGACCACGTTTTTCGGCTTTCGGCCCGAGCTTGAGTTCGCCGATGGCGGCACAATCTATGATGCTTTGAGATATGAGGACCAAGTTCCTCTCTCGAACGTCATCCAAAAGACCTACTTCCATAAGCTCGACATGGTGCCCGCCGGTTTGATGCTCTCGGAGTACGAAACCGAGACCGCAAACGCTCTCGCCCGTCGCGTACAGCCCATCTTTGCAGAGCGCCTCGCCTTGGCGCTTGAAGAGGTTGAGG containing:
- the repA gene encoding plasmid partitioning protein RepA; protein product: MDDRNIGYTQGIGSSDIGAFADNLAESLDRQMKIAFEPEERKSLRRFSSTEVAGLLRVSTSNLRNRHKDGSFPEVHTDNRGHRFYTAQEIDELRDVLGRTGKNAESYRPGRRDGDRLQVISVVNFKGGSSKTTATIHLAQRYALRGYRVLVLDLDPQASLTTFFGFRPELEFADGGTIYDALRYEDQVPLSNVIQKTYFHKLDMVPAGLMLSEYETETANALARRVQPIFAERLALALEEVEANYDIVLIDCPPQLGFLTLTALAASTGLLVTVVPGMLDIASMSQFLKLASETVKAVEEAIGRRVTWDFVKFLITRYEPSDGPQTQMAGYLRSILAGQVMTEPMLKSTAISDAGMTQQTVYEVDPSQFIRKTIDRALTSVNGVGDELEQTIQMAWGRR